One Streptomyces sp. ML-6 genomic region harbors:
- a CDS encoding iron-siderophore ABC transporter substrate-binding protein produces MSRFTRARHRTFAATAAAAALVLALGGCSSNGGDEKDSGASGKSGGAFPVSIKSALGTAEIKERPERVVTLGQGSAETAIALGHTPVGVEKYEWGSDKTGYLPWVHEAVKRSGDKLPTQFTGGEDIDFEAITELEPDVILAPWSGITQNDYDILKDIAPTVAYPDLPWSTDWDQQIEIIAKALGKPDEAKTLTSKIEKQLADAAATRPDYKKHTFSYIYNTGPGTLGVFKPDEQRVKMVSSLGLTVDPVVNTFKETKGTDSALIGLENAEKLKDSDLVFTFYTDDKSRKEIEAQPLYAAIPAVKSGAVVAGEDNSFVTASSIINPLTVPWVIDRYLPLIDKAVEAADKG; encoded by the coding sequence ATGTCCCGGTTCACCCGCGCGCGTCACCGGACGTTCGCCGCAACTGCCGCCGCCGCGGCCCTCGTTCTCGCCCTCGGTGGCTGCTCGTCGAACGGCGGGGACGAGAAGGACTCCGGCGCGTCCGGGAAGAGCGGCGGGGCGTTCCCCGTCTCCATCAAGAGCGCGCTCGGCACGGCCGAGATCAAGGAGCGGCCCGAACGGGTCGTCACCCTCGGCCAGGGCTCGGCCGAGACCGCCATCGCGCTCGGCCACACCCCGGTGGGCGTCGAGAAGTACGAGTGGGGAAGCGACAAGACGGGCTACCTGCCCTGGGTCCACGAGGCGGTGAAGAGGTCCGGCGACAAGCTGCCGACCCAGTTCACGGGCGGCGAGGACATCGACTTCGAGGCGATCACCGAGCTGGAGCCGGACGTCATCCTCGCGCCGTGGTCCGGGATCACTCAGAATGACTACGACATCCTCAAGGACATCGCCCCCACCGTCGCCTACCCGGACCTGCCGTGGAGCACGGACTGGGACCAGCAGATCGAGATCATCGCCAAGGCGCTGGGGAAGCCCGACGAGGCGAAGACCCTCACCTCGAAGATCGAGAAGCAGCTGGCCGACGCGGCGGCGACCCGGCCGGACTACAAGAAGCACACGTTCTCGTACATCTACAACACCGGCCCCGGCACCCTCGGGGTGTTCAAGCCCGATGAGCAGCGCGTCAAGATGGTCTCCTCGCTCGGCCTCACGGTCGACCCGGTGGTGAACACCTTCAAGGAGACCAAGGGCACCGACTCCGCGCTCATCGGCCTGGAGAACGCGGAGAAGCTGAAGGACAGCGACCTGGTCTTCACCTTCTACACGGACGACAAGTCCCGCAAGGAGATCGAGGCGCAGCCGCTGTACGCGGCCATCCCCGCGGTCAAGAGCGGCGCCGTGGTGGCCGGCGAGGACAACTCCTTCGTCACCGCCTCCTCGATCATCAACCCGCTCACCGTGCCGTGGGTGATCGACCGTTACCTGCCGCTGATCGACAAGGCCGTCGAGGCCGCCGACAAGGGCTGA
- a CDS encoding chitinase, with amino-acid sequence MLGRTSRLLGVGLAAACVVQLLVGATPSAAAQDDTCAVKSKPAGKVLQGYWENWDGAANGVHPPLGWIPITDSRITQHGYNVINAAFPVILSDGTVLWEDGMDATVKVPTPAEMCRAKETGLTTLMSIGGATAGIDLNSTAVADRFVETIVPILKKYNFDGIDIDIETGLTGSGNINQLSASQANLIRIIDGVLERMPSNFGLTMAPETAYVTGGSIVYGSIWGAYLPIVKKYADNGRLWWLNMQYYNGSMYGCSGDSYSAGTVEGFTKQTDCLNKGLVIQGTTIKVPYDKQVPGLPAQPGAGGGHMSTGQVAQAWNHYGNGLKGLMTWSLNWDGSRGWTFGDNVRSLQGR; translated from the coding sequence ATGTTGGGACGGACATCGCGCCTGCTGGGGGTCGGCCTCGCGGCGGCATGTGTCGTACAGCTGCTGGTGGGCGCGACACCGAGCGCGGCGGCGCAGGACGACACCTGTGCCGTCAAGTCGAAGCCCGCGGGCAAGGTCCTCCAGGGGTACTGGGAGAACTGGGACGGCGCGGCGAACGGGGTGCACCCCCCGCTCGGCTGGATCCCGATCACCGACAGCCGGATCACGCAGCACGGCTACAACGTGATCAACGCGGCCTTCCCGGTCATCCTGTCGGACGGCACCGTCCTGTGGGAGGACGGGATGGACGCCACCGTGAAGGTCCCGACCCCGGCCGAGATGTGCCGGGCGAAGGAGACCGGGCTCACCACCCTGATGTCCATCGGCGGCGCGACCGCCGGCATCGACCTCAACTCCACGGCCGTAGCCGACCGGTTCGTCGAGACGATCGTGCCGATCCTCAAGAAGTACAACTTCGACGGCATCGACATCGACATCGAGACCGGCCTGACCGGCAGCGGCAACATCAACCAACTGTCGGCCTCGCAGGCCAACCTGATCCGCATCATCGACGGCGTGCTCGAACGGATGCCGTCGAACTTCGGTCTGACGATGGCCCCGGAGACCGCCTACGTCACCGGCGGGAGCATCGTGTACGGCTCGATCTGGGGCGCGTACCTGCCCATCGTGAAGAAGTATGCGGACAACGGCCGCCTGTGGTGGCTGAACATGCAGTACTACAACGGCAGCATGTACGGCTGCTCCGGCGACTCGTACTCCGCCGGCACGGTCGAGGGCTTCACGAAGCAGACGGACTGTCTGAACAAGGGGCTCGTCATCCAGGGCACCACGATCAAGGTCCCCTACGACAAGCAGGTGCCGGGGCTGCCGGCCCAGCCGGGCGCGGGCGGCGGCCACATGTCGACGGGTCAGGTCGCGCAGGCCTGGAACCACTACGGCAACGGCCTCAAGGGCCTGATGACCTGGTCGCTCAACTGGGACGGTTCGAGGGGCTGGACCTTCGGGGACAACGTCAGGTCGCTCCAGGGACGCTGA
- a CDS encoding FAD-dependent oxidoreductase: MTRPVRVAIVGAGPAGIYAADALLKSEAAQDPGVSIDLFERMPAPFGLIRYGVAPDHPRIKGIVQALHQVLDKPQLRLFGNVDYPNDIGLDDLRSFYDAVIFSTGADADRALDIPGHDLEGSHGAADFVSWYDGHPDVARTWPLEAEKVAVLGVGNVALDVARILAKTADELLPTEIPANVYEGLKANKALEVHVFGRRGPAQAKFSPMELRELDHSPNIEVIVNPEDIDYDAGSIETRRGNKQANMVASTLENWAIRDVGDRPHKLFLHFFESPVEILGEDGRVVGLRTERTELDGTGNVKGTGTFTDWDVQSVYRAVGYYSRELPKLPFDVVSGTVPHAAGRVLDGGEHMTSVYVTGWIKRGPVGLIGHTKGDANETVACLLEDRAEGRLPAPVRPEPEAVTAFLEERGVRYTTREGWHRLDAHEQALGAEQGRERIKVVEREAMLDASEPRD; the protein is encoded by the coding sequence ATGACCCGCCCCGTCCGCGTCGCCATAGTCGGAGCCGGCCCCGCCGGCATCTACGCAGCGGACGCGCTGCTGAAATCCGAGGCCGCCCAGGACCCGGGTGTTTCGATCGACCTGTTCGAGCGGATGCCCGCCCCCTTCGGCCTGATCCGCTACGGAGTGGCCCCGGACCACCCCCGGATCAAGGGCATCGTCCAGGCACTCCACCAGGTCCTCGACAAGCCGCAGCTGCGGCTCTTCGGCAATGTCGACTACCCCAACGACATCGGCCTGGACGACCTGCGTTCGTTCTACGACGCGGTGATCTTCTCCACCGGCGCCGACGCGGACCGCGCGCTCGACATCCCGGGCCACGACCTGGAGGGCTCCCACGGCGCCGCCGACTTCGTCTCCTGGTACGACGGCCACCCCGACGTGGCGCGCACCTGGCCCCTGGAGGCCGAGAAGGTCGCCGTGCTGGGCGTGGGCAACGTGGCCCTGGACGTGGCGCGCATCCTCGCCAAGACGGCGGACGAGCTGCTGCCGACCGAGATCCCCGCCAACGTCTACGAGGGCCTCAAGGCCAACAAGGCCCTGGAGGTGCACGTCTTCGGGCGCCGCGGCCCGGCGCAGGCCAAGTTCAGCCCGATGGAGCTGCGGGAGCTGGACCACTCGCCGAACATCGAGGTCATCGTCAACCCCGAGGACATCGACTACGACGCGGGCTCGATCGAGACCCGGCGGGGCAACAAGCAGGCCAACATGGTGGCCTCCACGCTGGAGAACTGGGCCATCCGCGACGTCGGCGACCGGCCGCACAAGCTGTTCCTGCACTTCTTCGAGTCCCCGGTGGAGATCCTCGGCGAGGACGGCCGGGTCGTCGGCCTGCGCACCGAGCGGACCGAGCTGGACGGCACCGGCAACGTCAAGGGCACCGGCACCTTCACCGACTGGGACGTGCAGAGCGTCTACCGCGCGGTCGGCTACTACTCGCGGGAGCTGCCGAAGCTCCCGTTCGACGTGGTCTCCGGCACCGTTCCGCACGCCGCGGGGCGGGTCCTGGACGGCGGGGAGCACATGACCTCGGTGTACGTCACGGGCTGGATCAAGCGCGGTCCGGTCGGCCTCATCGGCCATACCAAGGGCGACGCCAACGAGACGGTGGCCTGCCTGCTGGAGGACCGGGCCGAGGGCCGGCTGCCCGCCCCCGTACGGCCCGAGCCGGAGGCCGTCACCGCCTTCCTGGAGGAGCGCGGCGTCCGCTACACCACCCGTGAGGGCTGGCACCGCCTGGACGCGCACGAGCAGGCCCTGGGCGCCGAGCAGGGACGCGAGCGGATCAAGGTCGTGGAGCGCGAGGCCATGCTGGACGCCTCCGAGCCCCGCGACTGA
- a CDS encoding SpoIIE family protein phosphatase — protein MDDRVAGALSLPDDWPAHPDLSLALNRMGSFDWDLDSGLMHMDRPALAVFDLRAEEYDDRPETLKLRVPTDEGVRLDAMVSQALKSGQANYGAYFRLRRRDGSLRWTHTQGFIRRDGTGRPRRIIGIVRDATQELSDSTARRELDLERRRRTSLVDGTTAALAHARTVRDVIDVLKNSQGLAHLGATSLVMGLIEAGRIHLVADGPEDSFVPGTRYTRTDEQYPMSEVVRTLSPRFIESATDFATSYPILWPHISHLGITSAAYLPLIAQARPIGALGLLYSDKDGFTGDERNLLVALGSSIAQSLQRAMLYEQEHDLAEGLQQAMLPRRIPDVPGAQVAVRYRSARLGRDIGGDWYDVIPLPGGRVGAVIGDVQGHDTHAAAVMGQLRIVLRAYAAEGHSPATVMARASVFLHELDTDRFATCTYAEADLTTGVVQLVRAGHVDPLVREGDGSCRRLPVEGGLPLGLSAEFGRLEYPVSTVELDPGQTLVMFTDGLVELPGADLDEGMQLLTALVRNGPQDLQKLADRLCEEVDERRGEDDVAVLLLRRKAAHAPQPGGRLQQHVAQSDPEALSSARHMIRAAVRAWGAKARADEVELAADELITNALMHTDGGAIVTIRVLTGPERRLRVDVEDRSSALPRRRDAGEAGVSGRGLMLVDRLVDLWGVESRGSGKCVWCEFVMPAQE, from the coding sequence ATGGATGATCGGGTAGCGGGTGCCCTGTCACTCCCGGACGACTGGCCCGCCCACCCGGATCTCAGCCTCGCCCTGAACCGTATGGGCAGCTTCGACTGGGACCTCGACAGTGGCCTGATGCACATGGACCGGCCCGCCCTCGCCGTGTTCGACCTGCGGGCCGAGGAATACGACGACCGGCCGGAGACCCTCAAGCTCCGGGTGCCGACGGACGAGGGCGTCCGGCTCGACGCCATGGTCTCGCAGGCCCTCAAGAGCGGGCAGGCCAACTACGGCGCGTACTTCAGGCTCCGCAGGCGCGACGGCAGCCTGCGCTGGACCCACACCCAGGGCTTCATCCGGCGCGACGGGACCGGCCGCCCCCGGCGCATCATCGGCATCGTCCGCGACGCGACGCAGGAACTGTCCGACTCCACGGCCCGCCGCGAACTGGACCTGGAGCGCCGGCGCCGCACCAGCCTGGTGGACGGCACCACGGCCGCGCTGGCCCACGCCCGCACCGTCCGGGACGTCATCGACGTGCTGAAGAACTCCCAGGGCCTGGCGCACCTCGGGGCGACCAGCCTGGTCATGGGACTGATCGAGGCCGGGCGCATCCATCTGGTGGCCGACGGGCCGGAGGACTCGTTCGTGCCCGGCACCCGATACACCCGCACGGACGAGCAGTACCCGATGAGCGAGGTCGTGCGCACGCTCTCGCCGCGCTTCATCGAGTCCGCCACCGACTTCGCCACCTCGTACCCGATCCTGTGGCCCCACATCAGCCACCTCGGCATCACCTCCGCCGCCTATCTGCCGCTGATCGCCCAGGCCCGGCCCATCGGCGCGCTCGGCCTGCTCTACAGCGACAAGGACGGCTTCACCGGCGACGAGCGCAACCTGCTGGTCGCGCTCGGCAGCTCCATCGCGCAGAGCCTGCAGCGGGCCATGCTCTACGAGCAGGAGCACGATCTCGCCGAGGGCCTCCAGCAGGCCATGCTGCCGCGCCGCATCCCGGACGTGCCGGGCGCGCAGGTCGCCGTCCGGTACCGCTCGGCCCGGCTGGGCCGGGACATCGGGGGCGACTGGTACGACGTCATCCCGCTGCCCGGCGGCCGGGTCGGGGCCGTCATCGGGGACGTGCAGGGCCACGACACCCACGCCGCGGCCGTCATGGGGCAGCTGCGCATCGTGCTGCGCGCCTACGCGGCCGAGGGCCACAGCCCCGCCACGGTGATGGCCCGCGCCTCCGTCTTCCTCCACGAGCTGGACACGGACCGCTTCGCGACCTGCACCTACGCCGAGGCCGACCTGACGACCGGGGTGGTCCAGCTGGTCCGGGCCGGCCACGTCGACCCGCTGGTGCGCGAGGGTGACGGCTCCTGCCGCCGGCTGCCCGTGGAGGGCGGGCTGCCGCTGGGGCTCTCCGCCGAGTTCGGGCGGCTGGAGTACCCGGTGAGCACGGTGGAGCTGGACCCCGGGCAGACCCTGGTGATGTTCACCGACGGTCTGGTGGAACTGCCCGGCGCGGACCTCGACGAGGGCATGCAGCTGCTGACCGCCCTGGTGCGCAACGGCCCGCAGGATCTCCAGAAGCTGGCCGACCGGCTCTGCGAGGAGGTCGACGAGCGCCGGGGCGAGGACGACGTGGCGGTGCTGCTGCTGCGCCGCAAGGCCGCCCACGCGCCCCAGCCGGGCGGCCGGCTCCAGCAGCACGTCGCGCAGAGCGATCCGGAGGCGCTGAGCTCGGCACGGCACATGATCCGGGCCGCGGTACGGGCCTGGGGCGCCAAGGCGCGGGCCGACGAGGTCGAACTGGCCGCCGACGAGCTGATCACCAACGCGCTGATGCACACCGACGGCGGGGCGATCGTCACGATCCGGGTGCTCACCGGGCCCGAACGGCGCCTGCGGGTCGATGTCGAGGACCGGTCCAGCGCGCTGCCCAGGCGCCGGGACGCGGGGGAGGCCGGGGTGTCCGGACGGGGGCTGATGCTGGTGGACCGGCTGGTGGACCTGTGGGGCGTGGAGTCGCGGGGGAGCGGCAAGTGCGTCTGGTGCGAATTCGTCATGCCGGCGCAGGAGTGA
- a CDS encoding wax ester/triacylglycerol synthase family O-acyltransferase gives MGTELLAPLDLAFWHLETDAHPMHLGALAVFSPAPGPAHGTGADGVLELLGARAAAIPRLRMRVRDVLLPVGGAAWFVDKDFDVRRHVERVRLTGAESGDEGGAFMAAATRLAGELMERPLERGLPPWQMYVIGGSGDGPFAVLVKLHHALADGMRAVAIGAGIFDEIASVTGRPHGGAVTRRARTVPPRSWMPGPRQVAGLALGRIEDLGRAFGVGASMVRASRLDPRGAPALTASSSGTRRLATADLDLDAVRRVRRVAGGTTNDVLLAVVAGALRRWMHERGESLPEEDPRALVPVSRRRPGQAAATGNRLSGYLLELPVREPDPWRRLHDVRAAMDRNKAAGPLKGAGAVAVLADQLPLLAHRFGAPLAGNAARMLFDVLVTSVPLPRSELSLGGCPLRAVYPMAPLARGQSLAVALSTYGGRVRVGLVADGKALPDLERLAHCADEEVAELLALLPRG, from the coding sequence GTGGGAACTGAGCTGCTGGCACCCCTCGATCTGGCCTTCTGGCACCTCGAGACCGATGCCCACCCGATGCACCTCGGCGCGCTCGCCGTCTTCTCCCCGGCGCCCGGCCCGGCGCACGGCACCGGTGCGGACGGTGTGCTGGAACTGCTGGGCGCCCGCGCCGCCGCCATCCCCCGGCTGCGGATGCGGGTGCGGGACGTGCTGCTGCCGGTCGGCGGCGCCGCCTGGTTCGTGGACAAGGACTTCGACGTGCGCCGGCACGTCGAACGGGTACGGCTGACCGGGGCGGAGTCCGGCGACGAGGGCGGCGCCTTCATGGCGGCCGCCACCCGGCTCGCCGGCGAGCTGATGGAGCGCCCGCTCGAACGGGGCCTGCCGCCCTGGCAGATGTACGTGATCGGCGGCTCCGGCGACGGCCCCTTCGCGGTGCTGGTCAAGCTCCATCACGCGCTGGCCGACGGGATGCGCGCGGTCGCCATCGGTGCCGGGATCTTCGACGAGATCGCCTCCGTGACGGGCCGCCCGCACGGTGGTGCGGTCACCCGGCGGGCGCGCACCGTCCCGCCCCGCTCCTGGATGCCGGGCCCGCGCCAGGTGGCCGGGCTCGCGCTGGGCCGGATCGAGGACCTCGGACGGGCGTTCGGGGTGGGTGCCTCCATGGTGCGGGCCAGCCGCCTCGACCCGCGCGGCGCGCCCGCCCTCACCGCGAGCTCCAGCGGCACCCGACGGCTGGCCACCGCGGACCTGGACCTCGACGCCGTCCGGCGGGTCCGCCGCGTGGCCGGCGGCACGACCAACGACGTCCTGCTCGCGGTCGTCGCCGGCGCGCTGCGCCGCTGGATGCACGAACGCGGCGAGTCGCTGCCCGAGGAGGACCCGCGCGCCCTGGTGCCGGTCTCCCGCCGCCGGCCGGGACAGGCCGCCGCGACCGGGAACAGGCTCTCCGGCTATCTGCTGGAACTCCCGGTCCGCGAGCCCGACCCGTGGAGACGGCTCCACGACGTCCGCGCGGCCATGGACCGCAACAAGGCCGCGGGCCCCCTCAAGGGCGCCGGCGCGGTCGCCGTGCTCGCCGACCAACTGCCCCTGCTGGCCCACCGCTTCGGGGCCCCCCTCGCCGGGAACGCGGCCAGGATGCTCTTCGACGTCCTGGTCACCAGCGTGCCCCTGCCGCGCTCGGAGCTCTCGCTCGGCGGCTGCCCGCTGCGCGCCGTCTACCCGATGGCGCCGCTGGCCCGCGGCCAGTCCCTCGCCGTCGCGCTGTCCACCTACGGCGGCCGGGTGCGGGTCGGGCTGGTGGCGGACGGCAAGGCGCTGCCCGACCTGGAGCGGCTGGCGCACTGCGCCGACGAGGAAGTGGCCGAACTGCTCGCGCTGCTGCCGCGGGGGTGA
- a CDS encoding aldo/keto reductase, with the protein MRRNRLGNSAVEITELSFGAAAIGNLFTAVDPERAAAAVDAAWDEGVRYFDTAPHYGLGLSERRLGEALRDRPRDAFVLSTKVGRVLDPLPPDAVAKAAGDGLSEGFAVPATHRRRWDFSAGGVRRSIEDSLERLGLDRIDIVYLHDPDDHAGPAFREAYPELERLRAQGLVGAIGAGMNQTEMLTRFLRDTDVDVVLCAGRHTLLDQSALTELLPEAAARGRGVVVGGVFNSGLLADPRPGATYDYTAAPQALLDRALRLRAVTENHGVPLRAAALHYPLAHPAVAGVLVGTRSPDEVRDAAALLRREVPDGLWDELRAEGLLTENGH; encoded by the coding sequence ATGCGGCGCAACAGGCTGGGCAACAGCGCGGTCGAGATCACCGAACTGTCCTTCGGGGCGGCCGCCATCGGCAATCTCTTCACCGCGGTCGACCCCGAACGGGCCGCCGCCGCCGTCGACGCCGCCTGGGACGAGGGCGTCCGCTACTTCGACACCGCCCCGCACTACGGACTCGGCCTCTCCGAACGGCGGCTGGGCGAGGCCCTGCGCGACCGGCCCCGCGACGCGTTCGTGCTGTCCACGAAGGTGGGACGGGTGCTCGACCCGCTGCCCCCGGACGCCGTCGCGAAGGCCGCGGGCGACGGCCTCTCCGAGGGCTTCGCCGTCCCCGCCACCCACCGCCGCCGCTGGGACTTCAGCGCCGGCGGCGTACGCCGCAGCATCGAGGACAGCCTGGAACGGCTCGGCCTCGACCGCATCGACATCGTGTACCTGCACGACCCCGACGACCACGCCGGGCCCGCCTTCCGCGAGGCGTACCCGGAGCTGGAGAGGCTGCGCGCGCAGGGGCTCGTCGGCGCCATCGGTGCCGGGATGAACCAGACGGAGATGCTGACCCGGTTCCTGCGCGACACCGACGTCGACGTGGTGCTCTGCGCCGGGCGCCACACCCTCCTCGACCAGTCCGCCCTGACCGAACTGCTGCCCGAGGCGGCCGCCCGGGGCCGAGGCGTGGTCGTCGGCGGGGTCTTCAACTCCGGGCTGCTCGCCGACCCGCGCCCCGGCGCCACGTACGACTACACGGCCGCGCCCCAGGCCCTCCTGGACCGGGCGCTGCGCCTCAGGGCCGTCACCGAGAACCACGGCGTCCCGCTGCGGGCCGCCGCCCTCCACTACCCGCTCGCCCACCCGGCCGTCGCCGGAGTGCTCGTCGGCACCCGCTCCCCGGACGAGGTGCGCGACGCCGCCGCCCTGCTCCGGCGCGAGGTCCCGGACGGACTCTGGGACGAACTGCGCGCCGAGGGCCTGCTGACCGAGAACGGACACTGA
- a CDS encoding L-rhamnose mutarotase, producing MRIALHTKVRADRIEEYEAAHREVPAELTDAIRAAGATSWTIWRSGTDLFHVIDCEDYAALLARLEKLPVNVAWQARMDQLLDVAHNYSSDGAQAGLPVAWEL from the coding sequence ATGAGAATCGCCCTGCACACCAAGGTCCGCGCCGACCGCATCGAGGAGTACGAGGCCGCGCACCGCGAGGTCCCCGCGGAGCTGACCGACGCGATCCGCGCGGCGGGTGCCACCTCCTGGACGATCTGGCGCAGCGGCACCGACCTCTTCCACGTCATCGACTGCGAGGACTACGCCGCCCTCCTCGCCCGGCTGGAGAAGCTCCCCGTCAACGTCGCCTGGCAGGCCCGGATGGACCAGCTCCTCGACGTCGCGCACAACTACTCCTCGGACGGCGCGCAGGCCGGCCTCCCCGTGGCCTGGGAGCTCTGA
- a CDS encoding amidohydrolase family protein → MTGREGIVDAHHHVWDLSVRDQDWITGDELAPLRRNFTLADLEPEARAAGVRATVLVQTVTVPEETPEFLALAHGSDLVAGVVGWCDLTAPDVADTLAALRELPGGDRLVGIRHQVQGEPDPDWLLRPDVRRGLRAVADAGLVYDLVVRAPQLPATVRAATLLPELTFVLDHAGKPPVATGALRPWADDLRALAARPNTVCKLSGLVTEADVRSWTVSDLRPYTDTVLDAFGPDRLMFGSDWPVCRLAATYQEVVDTARTLIGDLGEDERVRVLATTAERVYGL, encoded by the coding sequence ATGACCGGCCGGGAAGGGATCGTCGACGCCCACCACCACGTGTGGGACCTGTCGGTGCGCGACCAGGACTGGATCACCGGCGACGAACTCGCCCCGCTCCGGCGTAACTTCACCCTCGCCGACCTGGAGCCCGAGGCGCGCGCCGCCGGGGTGCGGGCCACCGTCCTCGTCCAGACCGTCACCGTCCCCGAGGAGACGCCCGAGTTCCTGGCCCTCGCCCACGGCAGCGACCTCGTCGCGGGCGTCGTCGGCTGGTGCGACCTCACGGCCCCGGACGTCGCCGACACCCTGGCCGCGCTGCGCGAACTGCCCGGCGGCGACCGGCTCGTCGGCATCCGCCACCAGGTCCAGGGCGAACCCGACCCCGACTGGCTGCTGCGCCCCGACGTACGGCGCGGACTGCGCGCCGTCGCCGACGCCGGACTCGTCTACGACCTCGTCGTCCGGGCCCCCCAGTTGCCCGCGACCGTCCGGGCCGCGACCCTGCTGCCCGAGCTGACCTTCGTGCTCGACCACGCGGGCAAACCGCCCGTCGCCACCGGTGCGCTGCGCCCCTGGGCCGACGACCTGCGGGCCCTCGCCGCCCGTCCCAACACCGTGTGCAAACTCTCCGGCCTGGTCACCGAGGCCGACGTGCGCTCCTGGACCGTGAGCGACCTGCGCCCCTACACAGACACCGTCCTCGACGCCTTCGGCCCCGACCGGCTGATGTTCGGCTCGGACTGGCCCGTGTGCCGGCTCGCGGCGACGTACCAGGAGGTCGTCGACACGGCCCGCACCCTGATCGGCGACCTCGGCGAGGACGAACGCGTCCGCGTCCTCGCCACCACGGCCGAACGCGTCTACGGCCTCTGA